The window AGTGGCGTAAGCTGCGGGCAATATGGGCAAGAAAGCAAAACGGCCGGATCTTCTACGATCCGGCCGTTTTGTTTCTACTCAGCCCCCATGCGCTTGTCAGAGCTCGTACATGTCCTTCTCGCCCTCCATCACCTGGGCGATCAGCTTGCGGTTGAGCGTGGGCGCCAGCAATTCGATGAAGGTATAGACGTATCCCCGCAGATAAGCGCCTTGCTTGAGGGCAACGCGCGACACATTCGTGCCGAACAGATGGCCGGCCGGAATAGCCCGCAGCCCGCGATCACGCTCGGCATCGAAGGCGATGCCGGCGATGATGCCCACCCCCATGCCCAGCTCCACATAGGTCTTGATGACGTCGGCGTCGATGGCTTCCAGCACCACGTCCGGTTTCAGCTGACGCAGGGAGAAGGCGTGGTCGATCTTGCTGCGGCCGCTGAAGGCGGAGTCATAGGTGATCAGCGGATTGGCGGCGATCTCTTCCAGGGTCAGGCTCTTGGACTGCAGCAAGGGATGATCCGGCGGCACCACCACCACGTGCTCCCATTGATAACAGGGTAGCGACACCAGCCCTTCGCCCGAGGCCAGCGCCTCGGTGGCGATGGCGATGTCGGCCTGGTCGTTGCGCACCATCTCGGTGATCTGCTTGGGATTGCCTTGCAGCAAGGAAAGATGCACCTTCGGATATTTCTGGGTG is drawn from Herbaspirillum seropedicae and contains these coding sequences:
- a CDS encoding CysB family HTH-type transcriptional regulator, with amino-acid sequence MNLHQFRFVREAVRQNFNLTEAAKALYTSQPGVSKAIIELEEELGVDIFTRHGKRIRGLTEPGRAVLRSVELIMQEVDGLKRIGKEFAAHDSGSFTIATTHTQARYALPKVVQAFTQKYPKVHLSLLQGNPKQITEMVRNDQADIAIATEALASGEGLVSLPCYQWEHVVVVPPDHPLLQSKSLTLEEIAANPLITYDSAFSGRSKIDHAFSLRQLKPDVVLEAIDADVIKTYVELGMGVGIIAGIAFDAERDRGLRAIPAGHLFGTNVSRVALKQGAYLRGYVYTFIELLAPTLNRKLIAQVMEGEKDMYEL